AGATTAATAAATCGGCTGAAATAGAGCATCTTTTACCGTCTAAATAGAGGTTCTGAGAAagttttgtacatgttttttaagaTAATGTAGTACGCATTCATGGtatccgggcccaatttcatggctctgcttaccgtaagcacagaatcagcacttacaaaagcagggaattctgtgcttacagcaggagtatttcacgggttagcaacaaattttggcttctgcccgtgcatactccacgttactagacaTTCTATGCTTATAAGGCTAGCatagaaattcggcgcttgcacgtaagcggggaaccgtgaccataagcgcagaattcggcggtaagcagagccatgaaattgggcccaggtcaggTGGGGTGTGctatttgtgtacattttcttttaGTGTTGACTGAGTGTCAATCATTTTTAACTCGGGAGTCAGGAATGTCAAGGAGACATTACAACCGTCCTCCTCGGTCAAATAATTTCGGTCGGCTAAAGCTTGGGCTGGTCATTGCCGACCGGCTCCGACCgtggtagctacaaccttgcaaataaagtaatatttcatttttgaaTCTTTGTGTTTAGCAAGGACAATGGCCTTACAGAAGCAGGAGGGTAAGACCATCATGTATACAGCAATGGGTGCAGAATGGAGACAGTTTGGCTACCCAAGGAAGCGTCGACCATTATCATCAGTCATCTTAGATCATGGCATAGCTCAGGATATATTAACTGATGCTACAGAATTCATAGAGAATCCTAAGTGGTATTCAGATAGAGGTAGGTCATGATGTCATATCCTAATCaatactaagggaataaaagactgGCGACaaggtctttaaaggaacaccttgctTTAGATTGGggacgagtttgtctttgaaaagcgtttgaaacccgtttgttatgaaatgcatggttagatcAACTtgggttagatagataatttgaaagtagaatataatgatctacacaaacatgcctcgataTTGTATGGTTTTCCTTATGACATTAAAACAACACAGTCGGCGattttgtgaagtcaaaatttTTGAATCCAcaaaatagccgaccgtgtttgttcgcgacGTAATagaaaaaccgtgcagtttcgagggatgtttgtgtggatcagtcTATCATACTTtcaaattatctatctaaccatgcatttaataaaaaacagtttcaaacgctttttaaagaccaactcgaccgatccaaggtaatgTGTAGGATCGTGGCTGTGCAATAAAAGCATGGTTTTAAAAGGGAGTTTCAGAACatgtcactactcttttattacGATTCATAAAGCgacattttgttaaaaagcaaaaatatGTTAAAACTAAAGTCAATTTGTGACAATCTGTCTGTTTAACGATTTTTTGATAttgtacattaaaaaaaaatctgtttgttGCACATTGGGTTGTGTATATAATGTGTGGTACAAAGAGATTACCTGCTGGTATACTAATAGCTATATAGTTCGTTCCAATTAGTGACAATCTATTTCTTTAGCAAATTtttgaaattgtacattttaaaaaaagatgtaaactgctcacaaaaagtatatttgttattatttaatactctctttgtatacggtatatatcaatgcaaagctgaactgttcctctttaaaatgataccacagtTGCAATGATtgcatgttgctggacttgaccacgttaatgagaatgacacaaagtcacaaatcaaatgtgccaaaattagcaattttgtgttactttgtgaacaatcaaattgacactgtaattcaaacaagcaagacaacttactgatcttaatccactttattgagtcaagaagtttggtatagagcaagacaacttactgatcgtaatacactttattgatacaaaaagttcagtaacaagtggatgatccgaaggcgttgatgacagcctggcaccttcttctcatgctgcacacaagtcttgtgatgcgctTATGATGAGGGATGGCATTCCATTCTTTATTAAGGAACCTGATTtggtcagccacagttgatgtgttggtggttctggcgcggacagcgaggccaagctggtcccacagatgttccatgggattcaggtctggactgttagcaggccaatccatccggtgcaccccaacatttttcaggtagtcagtcaACAGTAGGGATCgatgggggcgagcgttgtcatcttaATATATGGCATTTGGTCcaagagtctgcaagtatgggactgcattcggctgtagaatatcgtcttgcgaatacccatcaaacaaggtgtttttcatgagatgagggttaattgtgtccgatgagctcactggtgcaaatcatcgtgtaaaccattaatggttctgaaaagcttgatcggttcgattattgagcattacctattgaccattcacagacaacggtaattttggcacatttgatttgtgactttgcctcattgttattcgtgtagccaagttcagcaacatgtaatcattgcaactgtggtatcattttaaagaggaacagttcagctttctattgatatataccatatacaaagagagtattaaataataacaaatatactgtattgaaaaaagtttccttactttttgtgagcagtttattttgcattttgggtTTGTGTATGCGCTCGAGTACAAATAGATTACGTGCTGGTAAACTATTGGATAAGTATTGCGTTCCGCATATAAGTAAACTGTTGTACATGAGCCAgccggttttaaacagctccagctgtgTCTTAATCAGCCGTTTTCAAAACAACCCCACTTGacatgctctccaccaataagggtatagcgaaactgtctggggtatttatgaataaatgtTAACTCAATCAACAAACCTTTTGACCCTGATTAAACATGGGCTTAGCTCGGCAGTATagtgggagactttggaacgctaggtggcagcagacctacctgataaatttccattgtttacgtggttctgagcctgcgcacattaccaagaacaatggattttgtctggtaagtctgctgccaccaagcgtcccaaaagtctcctggTATAGAATCAATGCATGTAAATGGTAAATGTTGGCCCCCTCTTGTGATAGCAGACAGTCAATATTCTAAACAATGCAAGTGGATTTAAGATATTTCCAGTGAAACCTTGAAAACATTCAACATATGAATAGAAAGAAATCAATATTAAGTATAATAAAACACTTTCAGTCAATGATATTAATTTGTGTGGATTGGTTTATACTtctaccttaaagccattataaactttcggaacagaaaaaaaaaagttcacagatttacaaataacttacagggtttacagaaggtaatggtgaaagacttttcttgaaatattattccatgaaacgctttactttttgaaaaaacattaaaacaaactcaattttcgacaacgagaattacggatttattttaaacacatgtcatgacacggcgaattgtgcggaaacaaggtagGGTTTTCCCGTAATttcctcccgactccgatgatcgattgaacctaaattttcacaggtttgtaattttatatagaagttgtgatacacgaagtatgggcctttggacaatactgtttactgaaagtgtccaatggctttaagttgtgTGTTAATAATGACTGTTGATGAcatgttattttggttttacaggTATACCATATAGGAGAGGATACTTACTACATGGCCCACCAGGATGTGGAAAAAGTAGTTTTATGTAAGTGTTGAAATCTTGGAATGACTGAATTAGGTGAATTGCTATCTCAATAATGCTTACACCCttaatttaactggggtcccgtgcttaattttagcatggttgtaaaatgtggcaatttttgacaagattttgtAAGAGTACTTGACAGCAGAAAAaactgttgtcctttcacacgaggtacattttgtaaaattttacaaccatgctttaatttagcaagggacaattgttctcatgtgaaaggggcttaaatGGGAATGGGAGGTGTGCAATAACAAGGATACAGACAGATAGGCAAATAATGAGGGGCACAAGCGTTTATGATTAGCAATGGTTTTATAAAGTGCAGCACCAACTAAATCATATTTGTAGGCTCAAGGTTTTACCATTCATTTGTTACAatggatatacatgtacagtgaagcTTCTACAGTCATAACTTTCAATTGGTACATTCCAGGCATGCCAGGGAAGTACATGTTATACCATACAATGTAGGTCACCCGTAAGCAAAAGGGAAACTAAATGCAGTTGTCTATGGTTGAATGGAGATGTGTTTATATACAGGGTCTGTACTGAAGCGTAACATGCAGTGAGCAATGGATCTGGATTAAAGAGAAGCAATACTCAAAACCATCTCAGAatttaaattgtaattttaaagggacacattgccttggattgggcaagttggtctataaacaaCATtagaaaccgtttgttataaaatgcatatgattagaaagatacttgtaaagtagaatataatgatccacacaaatatgccttgcattggaacggttttccttttgcgCCGCGAACTTACACAGCACCGTtagtggagtcaaattttttactccataaaatggccgaccgtgttagttcgccaagtaaaaggaaaactgtgcaattttgatgcatatttgtgtggatcattgtattctacttttaaaacatttttccaaccatatatgcatttgataacaaatggtttcataTGCTTTTCATggccaactcgcccgatccaaggcaacgtgttccttttaatgAGAAGTTCTGAAAACGCTTTAGCCACTGCCGACCATCCATTAAGTTTACACAAATGTCTTGTTCAGTGTCTGCATTTCCTTTCCACTATTTCCTTGTTGTTCCCTCGAAAACTCCAAACAAAAACCCAGAaacaaattgattttatttttgtgttttcttaaCATTCGGATAACACAAGTCTTGTGAATAAATTATAGGTGTGCATTTGTATATAATAGGATACCATATATTgatcaaacatttttaaaacagcaGTATTAATATACAAGAGATAAAATATGCTTTATTTTCAATATGTTTAATATATTTACATaacaatgttgattgatttgttaACAGCATGGCATTAGCTGGAGAGCTTCAATATAGTATATGTATGATGAACCTGAGTGAAAGGAGTTTATCTGATGATAGATTGAATCACTTAATGAATGTAGCTCCTCAACAGAGTATTATCTTACTAGAAGATATAGATGCAGCTTTTATCAGCAGAGAAGATAGCAATGATGGTAAGTACTCAACAGAGTATTATCTTACTAGAACATATAGATGCAGCTTTTATCAGCAGAGAAGATAGCAATGATGGTAAGTACTCAACAGAGTATTATCTTACTAGAACATATAGATGCAGCTTTTATCAGCAGAGAAGATAGCAATGATGGTAAGTACTCAACAaagtaataatataataataacaatacaataataatatccaagtcttatatagcgcacgtatctaccaaacaaggtagtcttggcactgagtatatatacaaactttctgaAAGATtgattattgcagtgatgaattctgagacccagttTTGTAGCATCTTATATAAAGGGGTTACAAGGTGCCGTGGCGCATTtatcagccacagccaggaaaaCCGGGCTAACCCCTTGTCTTTTCGATAAGtttactgggttcttttacatgcgttacacaacacatgggaccaacggctttacatcccatcccaaggacgaagcaatggtaaagtttcttgcttaaggacacaagtgtcacagcatgggattcgaacccacactctgctgatcagaaacaccagagtttgaattcagtgctcttaaccgctcggccacaacacttccataagtattgtcttaaaggcactggacactattggtagttactcaaaataattgtgagcatataAACtaacttggcaacgagcaatgcagagctgttgatagtatttaactttgtgagaaacagctccctctgaaataatgtagtttttgagaaagaaataatttctcacttcAGTATTTGAATCGAGTTTGAGACCTTAGCAGAggcagaggtctcgaaatcaagcatctaaaagaacACGGTGCGACAAAGGcagtttttcttccattattccctcacaacttcgatgacgattgagctcaaattttcacaggttttttatcttttgcatatgttgagatacaccaagtgagaaaaactggtctttgacagttaccaatggtgtccagtgtctttagtatTAGAAGATATTGATGCAGTTCTCTTGTGTCTTCAGTGTTTATCTTTTGAGAGGAAGAAGTTTAGAGGGTGTCTCTATGGTGTTAGAAATATTGAGAGGTTTGGGGGTTCAATCGATGGAATCCACAGGAAATAGGACAAATAAATGTCAAGTCCAGactaaaaccaaaaataaacccTCTGAACTTGCTCAGCGGAAATCtgataaaacatgtaaaaatggTGTTGAATGGGCTGTCATCTGAAGACCCTCTGATTGGCAAATACACATAGATTTTTCTAACAATCTTACACTTTGTATTTGATTATTGCAGCTAAATATCAAGGTATGGGTCGTGTAACATTGAGTGGTTTATTAAACACTCTGGATGGAGTAGCATCAACAGAAGCTAGAATAGTCTTCATGACAACTAACTATATCGACAGGTAGGAGTTCATTGCCCTATTTATTCATCAAATCAGtcacaaagcaaaatatttgagTGTGTACTGTAATACAGATGTTCTAAGTTTATGTTTTGCTTCAGTCAATATTAAATCACTTtgctaaaattttgaaaaagccaGAAATCCGGCAAAAGCCGGAGAAATCATTTCCCTGTAGAAAGGATCTGTAGGTCCTACAACCAAAGTTTAATGATCTAATAGTGAcatagcctttgagaaagactctgctaggtaaGCTtactgctagggtcaaaacgttaAGCCAATAACTTAATTTGTTGCGTTATGTGGGTTTGTAAACAGTTTACAACAGCCAATTATATTTTCTCATAACTTGTCAAGATGTGGTCATAAAAGGGTCAAGTTGAGAATAGCCTTGCttaaggcagtcgaattattcactccgaaaaaagaccgccgctgtataaaaacccacccgtatgcactgtgcgtaacatcgcacgacaggATGCCcctgtacactatccgcatgcggaggccgtcaggccgacagccttgtagggtctgtgttgaagccactgacctcattactataataagcgaagagttcccacggtcagctcatgaCCATAATGCCtgcgaaagatgagacatgtttacatcagacaccaccaccacggacgctcagcgagcatgatagggtccaaaggtcgtgataagggaagtgcgtgattggacgtcaaaatgaacaattcatttgcctcacatcctgtgttgtctgataggtctgacgaaagatatacatattcatggactgcatactagcatatccgagagcccccccatttttttccattagttgagtttttttcatgaaacacaTGAAGTTACAGACCATACAAGGCTGACATGCGGTTAGTGGTCTGAGTGCAGAAGACTTGTCTGCACAGTAGTGaaagtgtgtatacgggtgggtcatgcggtgtgatcgcacgcaccacgcacagggtatacgggtgggtttacagcggcgtcttttcggagcgaatattgcgactgccttgagcaaggctaagttgAGAAAACCATACTTTCAGTTGAAACTCACAACACTAGGCCATGCTTATGCTTCTGTTATTTGGCTTACGTTGGCTGGACAATTTCTGCATtagaaaacaatatttaatagTGCTGGTTGGTGATCGCTGCATGATTGTACATTCGATTATACATACAGTTGTAGATTTATATTAATGACTACTCTCCTTCTGGTTTACAGATTAGACCCAGCTTTGATTAGACCTGGTCGTGTGGACTACAAAGCACTTATAGGATATGCTTCAAAGCACCAGCTTGAGCAAATGTTCATTCGCTTCTATCCAGAGTTGGATGTATGTAAAGCAAAGGAGTTTGCTGATAAAGCAACAGCGTTCAATAGACCAATCAGCATGGCGGCAGTGCAAGGTTTCTTCATGCTACATAAAGCTGATGGGAATGCAGTGATAAAGAATGTAGAGAACATATGGAGCTGATACTTGATTTTGAAAAGTATAAACAATGGTAGAAGGAAACAAGCACAACTCATCTCGACTGGACAGGGATATACAGCACAGTGGATTGGCAGTTCCTTATTCACCTAACTCACCGATATCATCTTTACAAGAattgcgccattttgggagtcaatgccTTTATGTGTGGTAGTGTAGTCTGCATTTTAGGCTACACAGCTTTATTAAGTTGACGAGTTGTGACTCCCACAATGGGGAGCATGACAGATGTATTGTGTGTGATGTTGCTGCAAGGGGTCGATCAATAACAATTAAAAACCTGATCGTGTAGGAATGCTGAGCGCTTGAATAAAGCCAGATTCATACAGGGCAATTTTCCAATCAGTTCGCACAGTTTTAGAAAATGTGATGCAAGAAAAATTTGCTTCTGTTTCTCAATTTGAGTGCAGTTTGAAACCTACAATCATTTCTTAACAAAGAACCGAGCAAATGGATCAACCATAATGTCCAAATGTCAAACATGAGATCATGTAAGGTGTTGTCTCGCATAAAGTTGCAATGTTAATTTGACATGTCAGCAAGCATTCTTCGCTCGGTCCCCCGGTCTCATACAAGACCACTGCCATAAGCCATTTTCAGATATGGTGTACCcattactacatgtataacacTGTATAAGGTTTGTGTAGATCTGTCTGTTTACACCCAAACCATACAGTGCAGTCCTATAGtggccaccatatctcaaaaggcTAATGACCGATGAGcgtgtacatttttttattgaaagtgAAATTCCGTCCCAACTTTAGAAttgtcccaacttgagtgttacaGTTTGGAAGCCCAACTATAGACCCATGGCACAGGACGTCACtttctcaaaaaggaggcagatcattggacaatagctgttctctgtaCATAAAATTGTGCGCGTGATCTCAGCGCACATGTACCTGTAGTGTTTTGGGTTATGCAAGGGGGCTATggatttcttacacaatacagaTACAATGCGCATAATTTGGGGTGCAAACTCTCTTTTGTATACGATTTTGtcacccaaaatgacacccaggataggcGCGTTGTTCACTCGGGCCCCACCGGTCTCGTCCAAGACCACTGGAATGGCTTGATGagcttgtaattttttttaatgagagtGAAGTTGTTCCGTCCCACTTTAGACTTGTCCCAACTGAGTTTGAGTGTTTCAGTTGGGACAGCCCAACTGATGGGACAGCCCAACTATAGATGGGACAGCCCAACTATAGCTGGGACAGCCCAACTATAGATGGGACAGCCCAACTATAGATGGGACAGCCCAACTATAGATGGGACAGCCCAACTATAGATGGGACAGCCCAACTATAGCTGGGACAGTCAACAAGCAAGAACCTGTGGTAATATAGAACCAGCCAGTACTATTACTAGTTCTTACAATGTGTTGGATCATTACTACACTAGATCGCTGGTGGTTTTAATGTGTACATGAAGGAGAAACACTTGCCATgagatttgggggggggggggggttgacataaacaaaaataggtctgaattcagataaaagtctgaaacttaCACATGTAACATTCATATTTAGAaatattgtgtacatgtatgtgtctcTTCGTAACCAAAATGCATTTTAGAGGTTCAATTATTTTGGTTATCTACATGATTTACTGCCCACTGTCGGGCAATTGTCCCAGGTCCAAGCTATAGTTGGGCCATCCTAACTGTAACACTAAATTTAGGACAGGTccaaactacagttgggacgTTTCTCAAGTTGGGCCGAAACAACGCGATGCTTGAATGCAATGATTGTACTGCTGGTTGGCACACTGTACACAATCACAATATGTATACACCGTGATATACATGTAGCCCGTCAGTCCCCGTTGCACTGccactgacgtcctaccagggcatagagttatatataagaactagagggcgcactggcctatatacgcgccccgtaTGCGcgcaggcagccattttctaagttgaacaaacagtatcgcgtcagcgttcaataaacacaaactcaaacATATTCTTCATACTCAATGCGCGTGCAGAATGGCACGCATGTCTCCTTGCGGTTCCgttgcgtttgtgcaagaagcatcaccagtgcgccctctagttcttatatataactctatgtacCAGGGCTAtcgacctttatcatgctgcctccatcttggtcatgttcctcgtatcggacaacaatgaatgctaataatcatatcaaaaataggaaccagactattttgttcttccagcctcagtttggtaacattgatattaatgtgagaaattcaagatggcttcactgtgataaaggtctttatATGATTAACAATGGATTGCCGATCCTGCTAGATAATGTAAACAATCTTTTAGTAAACAATCAAGGTGAAAGAAGagcctagcccaggttggactcatTCATtgcattatgtacatgtatattgtgccAGTGAAGTGCAACAGAGACTGGTGTCCTACCAATACTACGATCCAGCCCTAGTTTTAGTACAAGTCAAagaatgacaataattatttgcaaaaaattacacaaataGAGCTCCATTTTTATGGAAAAATCCCCATGGACATCGACACCTTATTCCGGATGTTGCAGATTCAAATACCAATCGagtgaatttgtctttgttctgaATTAAAGTACAAGTAATAAGATTAGTTGGTATGGTTGGCGTGTGCGTAAAGCagtcgcctctcaccaaggtgagctcggttcgattcccggccggggccatatgtgagttgagttgtgcgtttgttctctgctgtgccacaagggttttccagaccatccggttttcctccctcgggaaaaatcaaacactttcgatctatggctgtgctccgtggtcataatgggttgatgtggctggcagccaaaggcgcccttgcatgcctacttctcgaacacgttgtagccgcgtccttcgcaattcagctcttagctgcgagaaaggatgattagccccccaaaattattaattattaatattattattctaataattaaaattattaGAACTGCTGTCTTCCATCCGGTTAAACTCAAACCATCTGACATGATCGTTTATAGTCAACTGTGAATAAACGAGACTGGTTATAAAATACACCGTTTGCAAGATTTATGATCTCTCTCAAACTCTCTTTATTACAAGGTATGGCTTCCATGTCTAATTTTATATCAAACAAAAATGATGTtttattagatgttaaatttgcaataaaaataatgttatgAGAAGGAAAGACAAAGTGGGTTGATTGAAGTGTATGCTGTTCTTGTTTCAAATCAAGAATTCTCTACTTTGTTTGAAATTATGCCATTCATGAGCTTCAATTTAAAAGGGAATAAGATCCCTTTTTACCTTTATGTAATAAAACTACATACATTGTTTGGTAGTTATAATAAAAAGATGTACATCATCCTACGAGATTACTTattacattatttaaaaaaaaaatgttaatggtTGAAGCAGAAATAGCATCGCAGgccttcacggaggcaacaaaggcaattgcctctgttgcccctggtcattgtcttggtgctcttgaaatgctccagtagaagtaatcattttcctcatacatgtagggtgccctttaccaaggagaaaatgcattggtgccctttcGAAAagaaagcatacaggcctggcatCGCATGAAAGCCAACCACTAAAAAAGGATCCTATAGCACATGTACAATTTaccgtacatgtatgtacatatcTCAGTAAGAAAAACAGAATATTGATATCGTGCCAGTGTCCTCATTAGGAGCTTATCTATCTTATCAAAGTGTTTCAAGGCAATGGTAGAATTTATAGCCAGAAGTACTGACTCATGAAAACTGTAATAGTGTATACGTACATGAGTTCTTGAAAAGGTAgataaattgtttatttattatttcaaaatatacAAAGACAAACCACAATCTGAAGATTGAATTGCGTCAAAATTTGACATTCTATAAAAAAGCAATTTTGATAAATTACACTAGATTGGTTACActtggcaaaaaaaataaagtaaggGTGATCTAAGGGACAAGACGGGACAAGAATGGAAGTAAACAGCCATGAAGCATTAGCAATTATTAAGAGACAATGCACATCACACAACAGTAAGGCTTCATGTCCGGACTGAAGGCCAAAATGGTAGGCCTACTAAATGGTTTTGCTCGGGCTTAGTTTTTAAgtaattttacatgaatttgatttcgagacctcagaactaaatttcaaggtcccgaaatcaagcatctggaagtacacaactttgcgttacaagggtgtttattttcttccattcttctctcgcaacttcgacaaccaattgagttcaaactttcataggtttgttcttcatgcattatgttgagatacaccaggtgagaagattggtctttaacaataattaccaatagtgtacagtggctttaaagccattatacactttcggaacagaaaaaaaacaaaaaagttcacagatttacaaataacttacagggtaaaagacttctcatgaaatattagtaaatgaaatgctttactttttgagaaaacattcatacaattatcaattctcgacaacgagaattacggattatagtaaacacacgtcatggcacggcgaaacgtgcggaaacaaaggtgggttttcccgttattttctccagactccgacgacctattgagcctaaattttcacaggtttattttatatataagttgtgatacacgaagtgtggccctttggacaatactgtttaccgaaagtgtccaatggctttaaaggtaaacaaaatcaaacaagtttacaattgtacaaaataaatcttTGAAGGGTGTGTGACGTACTACCTATGAATCAGTTAAAACAATTACCAACTGCTTTCccatatgtttgttttttgtttattttttttaaacaac
The sequence above is a segment of the Asterias amurensis chromosome 12, ASM3211899v1 genome. Coding sequences within it:
- the LOC139945477 gene encoding mitochondrial chaperone BCS1-like, producing MAIGEFIAALKDNPYFGAGFGLVGVGALLAVAKKGAQYGTIALRRQLLMTLEVPSKDKSYYWLLNWITVNARNAQHLSVETTFQQSESGKINTQFDFVPSPGNHYFRYRNTWIWVERNREKQMIDLQTGTPWETVTLTAIGRNKGLFFDILSQARTMALQKQEGKTIMYTAMGAEWRQFGYPRKRRPLSSVILDHGIAQDILTDATEFIENPKWYSDRGIPYRRGYLLHGPPGCGKSSFIMALAGELQYSICMMNLSERSLSDDRLNHLMNVAPQQSIILLEDIDAAFISREDSNDAKYQGMGRVTLSGLLNTLDGVASTEARIVFMTTNYIDRLDPALIRPGRVDYKALIGYASKHQLEQMFIRFYPELDVCKAKEFADKATAFNRPISMAAVQGFFMLHKADGNAVIKNVENIWS